In Pseudodesulfovibrio sp. JC047, one DNA window encodes the following:
- a CDS encoding ABC transporter substrate-binding protein, translated as MWVVFCLVSGLLTIPVGSATVWAGAPYRLGMSAGFTGPSRGVGVELYRGAMAYFSFLNEGGGIDGRRVEIVSLDDGYQPTPAVENTIKFLEDDDILCLFNYVGTPTVTRVLPLIKGYEQHQKLLFFPFTGAEAQRRQPYRDSVYNLRPSYVSELDGLVEKFMAIGRMRLAVFYQADAYGRSGWDGAQKALAKSGRTLVGEATYRRGAKFEDSMQRQVDILMRSNPDAILSIGSYAACAAFIRDARDNGLDVPIANISFVSSEHLVSLLQKAEAERGAVYTDNLVNTQVVPDYADTSQPLVQEYRACMDRFAPPPSQVTDEPCPLYEYSSISFEGFLNARAMAHILAAYTEVSAHGIRWTDAFMNAVDRETCLTRLLRDELRQGVETIYFTTVSNGRLVPINEELWHAWHK; from the coding sequence ATGTGGGTTGTTTTTTGCCTTGTTTCGGGGTTGCTGACGATTCCGGTCGGAAGTGCGACTGTTTGGGCTGGAGCACCCTATCGGTTGGGGATGTCTGCCGGATTCACCGGGCCGAGTCGAGGGGTGGGTGTCGAGCTGTACAGAGGGGCGATGGCATACTTCTCGTTTTTGAATGAAGGCGGGGGAATTGACGGAAGGCGGGTCGAGATTGTTTCCCTGGATGATGGGTACCAACCCACCCCGGCTGTCGAGAATACGATCAAGTTCCTTGAAGATGACGATATCCTGTGTCTTTTCAATTATGTGGGAACGCCAACAGTGACCAGGGTCCTGCCATTGATAAAGGGGTATGAGCAGCATCAGAAGTTGCTGTTTTTTCCGTTTACCGGAGCGGAGGCACAACGGAGGCAACCGTACAGGGACTCGGTGTACAATCTGCGTCCTTCATATGTGAGTGAACTCGACGGGCTGGTTGAAAAATTCATGGCCATTGGCCGGATGCGGCTTGCCGTTTTCTATCAGGCCGATGCCTATGGGCGGAGCGGCTGGGATGGGGCGCAAAAGGCCCTGGCCAAATCCGGGCGAACGCTGGTGGGAGAGGCCACCTATCGGCGGGGAGCGAAATTCGAGGACTCCATGCAACGGCAGGTGGATATCCTCATGCGGTCCAATCCCGACGCCATTTTATCCATTGGTTCATATGCCGCGTGTGCCGCTTTTATCCGTGATGCCCGGGATAACGGGCTTGACGTTCCCATTGCCAATATTTCGTTCGTGAGCAGTGAACATCTTGTGTCCTTGTTGCAAAAGGCCGAGGCGGAACGCGGTGCGGTGTACACGGACAATCTCGTGAACACACAGGTTGTTCCCGATTATGCGGATACCAGCCAGCCCCTTGTTCAAGAGTATCGGGCGTGCATGGATCGATTTGCGCCGCCTCCTTCGCAGGTGACCGATGAGCCGTGTCCCCTTTATGAATACAGTTCCATCAGTTTCGAAGGCTTTCTCAATGCCCGGGCCATGGCGCACATTCTCGCGGCATACACCGAGGTTTCGGCACATGGGATACGATGGACCGACGCGTTCATGAATGCCGTGGACCGGGAGACCTGCCTTACCAGGTTATTGCGTGATGAGTTGCGGCAGGGGGTGGAAACGATTTATTTCACGACAGTGAGCAATGGCCGATTGGTCCCCATCAACGAGGAGCTGTGGCACGCATGGCACAAATAA
- a CDS encoding ATP-binding protein, producing MAQITGMSLFKKMGLLAFCLFGCISVLTSALTAYTLYDRLIREYTSKGAAIATAIASSSQEILLDRDAATTQSMIDQYLSIEGVAYVFVADSEGTIVSHTFVPEVPVGLRSLPSSKQLQILPELKIGSFGRVIDICVPVLAGVAGYVHVGMDKDLVVGYFWKAILDMQLLLFVTFWACVGILYYATRRISRPLRQLTEYARKLAAHDFTATIDIQTRDELNLLGRAMQSMGQELSLLFTEMNSEVDKATRELRDHMAYLSAILDNLADGLLVVGVTGEITVVNPAMRALFDLEDMDYSGQKIDEVFPDEVLSMLSGVRTCSLEIVSAELPLSRGRIGKAISSSVVVSEPVTQCLGGVVLVRDITREKELDQLKTDFISTVSHELRTPMTSVLGFSKIIRKKLEQAIFPLLADESSVSKPIKQVRGNMEIIVSEAERLTELINDVLDIARMEAGEIAWRDSDVSMGDVLVQSRNSTKGLWKAKGLAVELYVEAGLPPVYGDYGRLVQVVVNLLANAIKFSDESPIICGIKSDGEYQELFVKDRGPGIELDDLETVFAKFKQVGDTLTGKPEGTGLGLPICRRIVERHGGRIWAESTPGEGSSFHCLLPSNMSGAAVLAETTHCLASDRVGQRSEPASPEGGGGGKNSFSSSEQSPKILVVDDDAVLVRFLGEIFESNGFQVCFATNGEDAVRLARELTPDLVTMDIMMPLMDGREAIKSLRSDPVTQGIPILVITALSGEEDNGGDMALTKPVDETRLLEAARNLLGRRRVCKPCIVLGQRADCHGEDLSLMCADDISFVSEVDFWAKWGRDFRGTVFIPARKSGTINLERLTKLSGVSIVILPSYTRE from the coding sequence ATGGCACAAATAACAGGGATGTCCCTTTTCAAGAAAATGGGGCTTCTTGCCTTTTGTCTGTTTGGGTGTATTTCCGTGCTCACTTCCGCATTGACGGCGTATACCCTTTATGACCGGTTGATTCGTGAGTACACGAGCAAAGGGGCTGCCATCGCCACGGCCATTGCCAGTTCCAGTCAGGAAATCCTTCTTGATCGCGACGCCGCCACCACGCAATCCATGATCGATCAGTACCTTTCCATAGAGGGTGTGGCCTATGTCTTTGTGGCTGATTCCGAAGGGACCATCGTGTCGCACACTTTTGTTCCGGAAGTTCCCGTGGGACTTCGGTCGCTGCCTTCGTCAAAACAGCTCCAGATTCTCCCGGAATTGAAGATCGGTTCGTTCGGCAGGGTGATCGATATCTGTGTGCCGGTCCTGGCTGGCGTGGCCGGATACGTGCACGTGGGCATGGATAAGGATTTGGTCGTGGGATATTTCTGGAAGGCCATTTTGGACATGCAACTCTTGTTGTTCGTGACCTTCTGGGCCTGCGTGGGAATTTTGTACTACGCCACCCGGCGGATTTCCCGGCCATTGCGTCAACTGACCGAGTATGCCCGGAAATTGGCGGCCCATGATTTCACTGCAACCATCGATATCCAAACTAGGGATGAGCTGAATCTGTTGGGCCGTGCCATGCAGTCCATGGGGCAGGAGTTGTCTCTGCTGTTCACCGAGATGAACAGCGAGGTTGACAAGGCAACCCGGGAACTTCGCGATCATATGGCCTATCTGTCCGCCATTCTGGACAATCTGGCTGACGGCTTGCTGGTGGTCGGCGTGACGGGTGAGATCACGGTTGTCAACCCGGCCATGCGGGCGCTTTTTGATCTGGAAGATATGGACTACAGTGGGCAAAAGATCGACGAGGTCTTTCCCGACGAAGTCCTGAGCATGTTGTCCGGGGTGCGCACATGTTCGTTGGAGATTGTTTCCGCGGAGTTGCCTTTGTCTCGGGGACGGATAGGCAAGGCGATCAGTTCGTCCGTTGTCGTGTCCGAGCCGGTGACGCAATGCCTGGGCGGGGTGGTTCTCGTTCGCGACATCACGAGGGAAAAGGAACTGGATCAGCTCAAGACGGATTTCATTTCCACGGTCTCCCATGAATTGCGGACTCCCATGACGTCGGTGCTCGGATTTTCAAAGATCATCAGGAAAAAACTGGAGCAGGCGATTTTTCCTTTGCTGGCGGATGAATCCAGTGTGAGCAAGCCCATCAAGCAGGTCCGGGGCAACATGGAGATCATTGTTTCCGAAGCGGAACGGCTGACGGAGCTCATCAACGATGTGCTGGATATCGCTCGCATGGAGGCCGGGGAAATCGCGTGGCGGGACAGTGACGTGTCCATGGGGGACGTGCTCGTCCAGTCGCGGAATTCGACCAAGGGGCTGTGGAAGGCCAAAGGGTTGGCCGTTGAATTGTATGTGGAAGCGGGCTTGCCGCCGGTGTATGGCGATTATGGCCGACTTGTGCAGGTGGTGGTCAATCTGCTTGCCAATGCGATCAAGTTCTCCGATGAAAGCCCGATTATCTGTGGCATCAAGAGCGATGGCGAGTATCAGGAATTGTTCGTGAAGGACCGTGGGCCGGGAATCGAGCTGGATGATCTGGAAACCGTGTTTGCCAAATTCAAGCAGGTGGGGGATACATTGACCGGCAAGCCCGAAGGCACGGGGCTAGGACTGCCGATCTGTCGGCGGATTGTGGAGCGCCATGGCGGCCGAATTTGGGCCGAGAGCACGCCCGGAGAAGGCAGTTCTTTCCATTGCCTCTTGCCATCAAATATGTCCGGGGCTGCTGTTTTGGCAGAAACGACTCACTGCCTTGCATCTGATCGGGTTGGACAGAGATCAGAGCCTGCGTCCCCTGAAGGAGGGGGAGGCGGGAAGAATTCCTTTTCGTCGTCGGAGCAATCGCCCAAGATTTTGGTGGTGGATGACGATGCCGTACTCGTGCGGTTTTTGGGAGAAATATTCGAGTCAAATGGTTTTCAGGTCTGTTTTGCCACCAATGGTGAAGATGCGGTCCGTCTGGCTCGGGAATTGACGCCCGATCTCGTGACCATGGATATCATGATGCCGCTTATGGATGGTCGTGAAGCCATAAAAAGTTTGCGAAGTGATCCTGTGACACAGGGGATTCCCATTCTTGTCATCACGGCGTTGAGTGGTGAGGAGGACAACGGCGGGGACATGGCCTTGACCAAGCCTGTTGATGAGACGCGACTTCTTGAAGCCGCACGGAACCTGCTTGGTCGTCGGCGTGTGTGCAAGCCGTGTATAGTCCTTGGCCAACGGGCGGACTGTCATGGCGAAGACCTGTCGTTGATGTGTGCTGATGATATCTCTTTTGTCTCCGAGGTCGATTTTTGGGCGAAATGGGGACGTGATTTTCGGGGAACGGTTTTTATTCCTGCTCGGAAATCTGGGACGATTAATTTGGAAAGACTTACGAAATTGTCCGGTGTATCAATTGTGATTCTCCCGAGTTATACTCGTGAGTAA